TTCTTTGCTTCGGGCGTACACTCCCACGGATGGTTGAAGTGTGTGTTGACGTAGATGGGATGATACTTCTTGAGCATATTGACGAGCTTCGGCGTGACACGCTGCGGCAACACACACGGCATTTTCGTGCCGAGACGAATAATCTCGATATGCGGAATTGCTCTCAGGCCAGAAATCACCCGCTCCAAATTCTGATCAGTCAGCATCAGCGGGTCGCCGCCTGAGAGAATGACATCCCGAACCTCCGGGCGGGAGGCGATGTAGTCGATTCCATCCTGAATATACTTCATGTTGATTTTGGTGGAATCGCCAACCTTCCGCTTGCGTGTACAGAACCGGCAATACATCGAGCATTGGCTTGTCGTCAGAAACAAAACACGATCAGGATACCGGTGCACGATGCTTGGAACGGGGCTGTGGGCATCTTCGCCGAGCGGATCTTCAGGCATGCCGTCATCTTCCAACTCAACGGCATCCGGAATACACTGGAGCCAGATCGGATCTCCCGGATAGCGAATCAAACTCAAGTAGTAAGGATTGATGCGAATGTGGAAGAGTTTGTTCAGCCTCTCCGCCAAATCGCCGTCAAAACCAAACCGCTCAACCAAATCCTTCCCGCTATCAACACTCTGTCTCAACATCTCCTGCCAGAGTTCCATGCGTACCTGTTTTCCTCCGTGTTGTTATAGAT
The sequence above is a segment of the Bacteroidota bacterium genome. Coding sequences within it:
- a CDS encoding KamA family radical SAM protein, with the protein product MELWQEMLRQSVDSGKDLVERFGFDGDLAERLNKLFHIRINPYYLSLIRYPGDPIWLQCIPDAVELEDDGMPEDPLGEDAHSPVPSIVHRYPDRVLFLTTSQCSMYCRFCTRKRKVGDSTKINMKYIQDGIDYIASRPEVRDVILSGGDPLMLTDQNLERVISGLRAIPHIEIIRLGTKMPCVLPQRVTPKLVNMLKKYHPIYVNTHFNHPWECTPEAKKACEMLADAGIPVGNQAVLMKGVNDNPDVMLELMRKLLFMRVRPYYLYQADITKGANHFRTPVSVGLEIMDKLRGHTSGLAIPYYVIDAPGGGGKIPLLPQYVLGRNGNQIILRNYKYDIYTYPDVEDPADSSQSVEKRHMRKKRQAKKQTVYEPDKMQV